The proteins below come from a single Aestuariirhabdus haliotis genomic window:
- the ychF gene encoding redox-regulated ATPase YchF, whose protein sequence is MGFKCGIVGLPNVGKSTLFNALTKAGIGAENFPFCTIEPNAGVVPMPDPRQDKLAEIVKPERVVAATMEFVDIAGLVAGASKGEGLGNQFLANIRETDAIAHVVRCFEDENVIHVANQIDPVSDIEVINTELALADLESVEKQLQRVARVAKSGDKDAVRQKAILEKLQPHLDQGLPVRSLTLTDDEEKEVRSFHLLTTKPTMYIANVDEEGFENNPHLDAVRAIAEQENAVVVPICNKLEAEISELEDEEKLEFLQEMGMEEAGLDRVIRAGYSLLGLQTYFTAGVKEVRAWTVKVGATAPQAAGVIHTDFEKGFIRAEVTAYDDFVAFNGEQGAKEAGKWRLEGKEYVVADGDVVHFRFNV, encoded by the coding sequence ATGGGTTTTAAATGCGGTATCGTCGGCCTACCCAACGTAGGCAAGTCCACACTGTTTAATGCGCTCACCAAAGCAGGCATCGGTGCTGAAAACTTCCCTTTTTGCACCATCGAGCCCAACGCCGGTGTTGTCCCGATGCCAGATCCACGTCAAGACAAGCTGGCGGAGATTGTAAAGCCGGAACGTGTCGTGGCCGCCACCATGGAGTTCGTCGATATCGCGGGCCTGGTAGCAGGCGCCTCCAAGGGTGAAGGGCTGGGCAACCAGTTTCTGGCCAATATCCGCGAAACCGACGCTATCGCCCATGTGGTGCGCTGCTTCGAAGATGAAAATGTTATCCACGTAGCCAATCAGATCGATCCCGTTTCAGATATTGAGGTGATCAATACCGAACTGGCACTGGCAGACCTGGAATCCGTCGAAAAACAACTACAGCGGGTTGCCCGGGTTGCCAAGAGCGGCGACAAGGATGCCGTTCGCCAGAAAGCCATCCTTGAGAAGCTACAACCTCACCTGGACCAGGGGCTGCCTGTGCGCTCACTGACGCTCACTGACGATGAGGAAAAGGAAGTACGCAGCTTCCACCTGCTGACCACAAAACCGACCATGTACATCGCTAACGTCGATGAGGAAGGCTTCGAGAACAACCCCCACCTGGATGCCGTTCGAGCCATCGCCGAACAGGAGAATGCCGTCGTTGTTCCAATCTGTAATAAGCTGGAAGCTGAAATTTCCGAACTCGAAGATGAAGAGAAGCTCGAGTTCCTTCAGGAAATGGGTATGGAAGAAGCAGGTCTCGATCGCGTCATTCGCGCGGGCTATTCGTTGTTGGGGCTGCAAACTTACTTCACAGCGGGCGTAAAAGAGGTTCGGGCCTGGACCGTTAAGGTAGGCGCTACCGCCCCTCAAGCAGCAGGAGTCATTCATACCGACTTTGAAAAAGGCTTTATTCGCGCCGAAGTGACCGCTTACGATGACTTTGTCGCCTTCAATGGCGAACAGGGCGCAAAAGAGGCTGGCAAGTGGCGCCTTGAGGGCAAAGAGTACGTGGTTGCCGACGGTGATGTGGTTCACTTCCGCTTTAACGTCTAA
- the lolB gene encoding lipoprotein insertase outer membrane protein LolB, translated as MRLIIPLILLVLTGCATLQPAKAPLSPQEQVQYWQIHQHQMASLQKWQLSGKLGIRTAERSDSLYLNWEQQGDYYRIRIATVIGQTLAIIQGSPRGISLSTADDGTQFAQSAEQLLRQELGWDLPVTDLGYWIRGIPAPGNNDPRLNNQGLLDSMQQGKWSLSFGRYQQVEQWQLPGRLVAKGPHARLTFIINDWKPSS; from the coding sequence ATGCGACTTATTATCCCCTTAATCCTGCTAGTACTAACGGGCTGCGCAACCCTGCAGCCTGCAAAAGCCCCCCTTTCACCTCAAGAACAGGTGCAGTACTGGCAAATCCATCAACACCAGATGGCAAGCCTGCAAAAATGGCAACTGTCCGGAAAATTAGGCATCCGCACCGCCGAGCGCAGCGATTCGCTCTACCTGAACTGGGAACAACAGGGTGACTATTACCGGATTCGTATAGCCACCGTTATTGGTCAGACACTGGCCATTATCCAGGGCTCTCCACGCGGAATCTCGCTCAGCACAGCCGATGATGGCACTCAGTTCGCGCAATCCGCTGAGCAGCTATTACGGCAGGAACTGGGCTGGGATCTGCCAGTTACCGATTTGGGTTACTGGATACGAGGCATTCCCGCTCCGGGCAACAACGATCCGCGACTGAATAATCAGGGACTACTGGACTCCATGCAACAGGGCAAATGGTCTCTAAGCTTCGGCCGTTACCAGCAAGTTGAGCAGTGGCAGCTGCCCGGCCGATTGGTTGCCAAAGGCCCCCATGCCCGATTGACATTTATTATCAACGACTGGAAACCCAGCAGCTAA
- a CDS encoding ribose-phosphate pyrophosphokinase, whose amino-acid sequence MSKMMIFAGNSNPELVTRITEHLHLPLGEAKVGRFSDGEVAVEINDNVRGKDVFIVQSTCAPTNDNLMELIVMADALRRSSAQRVTAVIPYFGYARQDRRPRSTRVPISAKVIADMIKSVGIDRVLTVDLHADQIQGFFNIPVDNIYGSPILLDDISRQNYENMMIVSPDIGGVVRARALAKKLDTDLAIIDKRRPEANKAEVMHLIGDVENRTCILVDDMVDTAGTLCQAAAALKDRGASEVYAYCTHPVLSGRAIENLNNSVLDKLVVTNTIPLTAAGQACDRIRQLDMSPLIGESVRRISNEESLSAIFR is encoded by the coding sequence GTGTCCAAAATGATGATCTTCGCCGGGAACTCAAACCCGGAGCTGGTTACACGCATCACCGAACACCTCCACCTCCCTCTCGGAGAAGCTAAAGTAGGACGTTTCAGCGACGGTGAAGTGGCGGTAGAAATTAACGACAACGTTCGCGGCAAGGATGTATTTATCGTACAGTCCACCTGCGCACCCACCAACGACAACCTGATGGAGCTGATCGTGATGGCCGATGCCTTGCGTCGATCATCTGCTCAACGAGTGACGGCTGTAATCCCCTACTTTGGTTATGCCAGACAAGATCGTCGCCCTCGTTCGACCCGAGTGCCAATCAGTGCCAAAGTGATCGCCGATATGATCAAAAGCGTGGGTATCGACCGCGTTTTAACCGTCGATCTGCACGCCGACCAGATCCAGGGTTTCTTCAACATTCCGGTTGATAACATTTACGGCTCCCCTATTCTGCTCGACGACATCTCTCGTCAAAATTACGAGAACATGATGATCGTTTCCCCCGATATCGGCGGTGTGGTTCGAGCTCGCGCCCTGGCCAAAAAGCTGGATACTGACCTGGCCATCATCGATAAACGTCGCCCGGAAGCCAACAAAGCCGAAGTCATGCACCTGATCGGTGATGTTGAAAACCGCACCTGTATCCTGGTCGATGACATGGTCGATACCGCCGGCACGCTGTGCCAGGCCGCTGCGGCACTTAAAGATCGCGGGGCTTCTGAAGTTTACGCCTACTGTACGCACCCGGTACTTTCCGGTCGTGCCATCGAAAACCTGAACAATTCAGTGCTCGATAAACTGGTCGTAACCAACACCATCCCTCTTACGGCCGCCGGCCAGGCCTGCGACCGTATTCGCCAACTGGATATGTCCCCCCTGATCGGTGAATCTGTTCGCCGTATCAGTAATGAGGAATCTCTTAGCGCAATCTTCCGCTAA
- the pth gene encoding aminoacyl-tRNA hydrolase, whose protein sequence is MAANAPDSIQLIVGLGNPGPEYEQTRHNAGALFVEQLARSCGSRLQSERKFFGDCARVSLQGHDIRLINPTTFMNRSGQAVAAIANFYKIPIEAILVAHDELDIDVGLARLKQGGGHGGHNGLRDIISRMGGNQFLRLRLGIGHPGHSSQVTGHVLSRASQTDQTKLDNAIDEAVRVLPTLLDGAWNKGVQTLHSYKG, encoded by the coding sequence GTGGCAGCTAACGCTCCAGACAGTATTCAGCTTATTGTGGGCCTGGGAAATCCAGGCCCTGAATATGAGCAAACCCGTCATAACGCCGGCGCCCTTTTCGTTGAGCAACTGGCCCGCTCCTGTGGTTCCAGGTTGCAAAGCGAACGCAAGTTTTTTGGCGACTGTGCCCGTGTATCCCTGCAGGGTCATGATATTCGCCTGATCAATCCCACCACCTTTATGAACCGAAGCGGTCAAGCGGTGGCTGCGATTGCCAACTTCTATAAAATTCCGATCGAAGCAATTCTGGTGGCCCACGACGAACTCGATATCGACGTTGGCTTAGCTCGCCTCAAACAAGGCGGTGGTCATGGCGGGCATAACGGCCTGCGAGACATCATCAGCCGCATGGGCGGCAACCAGTTTCTTCGTTTGCGCTTAGGCATTGGCCACCCAGGGCACAGCAGCCAGGTGACTGGGCACGTTTTGAGCCGAGCCTCGCAAACCGATCAAACCAAACTCGACAACGCTATCGATGAAGCAGTAAGGGTACTTCCCACACTGCTGGACGGCGCCTGGAACAAAGGCGTACAGACATTGCATAGCTACAAAGGCTAG
- the ispE gene encoding 4-(cytidine 5'-diphospho)-2-C-methyl-D-erythritol kinase, with translation MSRQLLDLPAPAKINLFLHITGRRNDGYHELQTLFQFLDIGDSLSFESQDDTNIDLCPVLPGVPNASNLIVQAAQRLQQATGCQQGARIQLNKYLPMGGGLGGGSSDAATTLIALNQLWGTGLSLQELASLGLELGADVPVFIGGYACWAEGVGEQLSPVTLPTPWYLIVLPGCEVATAEVFGHPDLRRDSPPITLQTYQQGLTRNDCEALVRRLKPAVDNGLTWLRQYGPGAMSGTGASLFCPFDSERAAQQALSQLPAPMKGFVAQGCNRSLLHQRLQIETETL, from the coding sequence ATGTCTCGTCAACTGCTTGATCTGCCCGCACCGGCCAAAATCAACCTGTTCCTGCACATCACTGGCCGTCGTAACGATGGCTACCATGAACTGCAAACCCTGTTTCAATTTCTTGATATCGGCGATAGTCTGAGTTTCGAAAGCCAGGATGATACCAATATCGACTTATGCCCTGTCCTACCGGGCGTCCCCAACGCAAGCAACCTGATTGTTCAGGCGGCACAGCGACTACAGCAGGCAACGGGTTGCCAGCAAGGGGCCCGTATACAACTGAACAAGTATCTTCCTATGGGTGGAGGGCTTGGCGGCGGCAGCTCGGATGCAGCAACGACCTTGATCGCCTTGAATCAGCTCTGGGGTACCGGGCTCTCGCTGCAAGAGTTGGCATCCCTGGGGCTCGAACTGGGGGCCGATGTCCCGGTATTTATTGGCGGTTACGCTTGCTGGGCGGAAGGTGTCGGCGAACAACTCAGTCCGGTGACCTTGCCTACCCCCTGGTACCTGATCGTGCTGCCCGGTTGTGAAGTCGCCACCGCAGAAGTTTTCGGTCACCCCGACCTGCGGCGCGACAGCCCGCCAATAACCTTACAAACCTATCAGCAAGGCCTTACTCGCAATGACTGTGAAGCCCTGGTTCGCCGGCTTAAGCCTGCGGTCGACAACGGCCTGACTTGGCTGAGGCAATACGGGCCTGGCGCCATGTCCGGCACCGGAGCCAGCCTGTTTTGTCCCTTTGACAGCGAGCGAGCGGCCCAGCAGGCCCTGAGCCAGCTCCCGGCCCCGATGAAGGGGTTTGTCGCTCAAGGCTGCAACCGGTCACTTTTGCACCAACGCTTGCAAATAGAAACCGAAACCCTTTAA
- a CDS encoding tetratricopeptide repeat protein — MTPCRLRAFNGLIAPLLLAGCVTTSIDTDNSAPATQAKNAPSTVQKAPEASFHKDTLYALMVAELAGNRERLDLSLGNYLEQAHNTRDPGVAERALRIAHYIGARQAALEAARIWAETDPDNRQALQTYALELAHVESLNEAADLMQRVLEMGGETHFDLLAARAESLPPRQLKALLSVIDTSAQRFPDNTQLMLARALLLEHEQQYDEALEQLQKLLDQEPESRNGLLHQSRILHRIGRDNEAAKELQGALKSHPQDQRLRLLYGRVLLGLGQTQQALAEFKTLHERSPNDSDLTLSIALTALEGEQPNEAENYLNLLLEQGERGDTAHYYLGRLAESRDDWQTARDHYLQVKSGNEFLPAYTHLSQLLADREQLPQAQKHLRQARDQRPELRIQLYLLESEVLIDEREYDEADKTLSEALKVYPRNISLLYARAMLAEKNDDLDKLEQDLRTILGIDPENAVALNALGYTLADRTTRYEEAAELIRKAMQLNPDDPAVIDSMGWVEFRLGNYDRALELLQQAYAMMPDHEISAHLVEVLWMQGRQQEALQLWEEALQQHPESELLKAVMERLNPS; from the coding sequence ATGACCCCATGTCGACTTCGCGCATTCAACGGCCTTATAGCCCCACTATTACTGGCCGGATGCGTTACCACATCAATCGATACCGATAATTCAGCCCCAGCAACTCAAGCCAAAAACGCCCCGAGCACAGTCCAGAAAGCCCCCGAGGCCTCATTTCACAAGGACACCCTGTACGCATTAATGGTTGCTGAGCTTGCCGGCAATCGTGAGCGCCTTGATCTCAGTCTGGGCAACTACCTGGAACAAGCCCACAATACCCGCGACCCTGGTGTCGCCGAACGCGCCCTGCGCATCGCTCACTACATTGGCGCCCGCCAGGCCGCACTGGAAGCGGCCCGCATCTGGGCCGAAACCGACCCGGATAACCGCCAGGCACTGCAAACCTATGCCCTGGAGCTGGCCCATGTCGAATCGCTGAATGAAGCGGCCGATCTGATGCAACGAGTACTGGAGATGGGAGGGGAAACTCATTTTGACCTGCTCGCCGCCCGGGCCGAATCACTCCCACCAAGGCAACTGAAAGCTCTTCTGTCAGTGATTGATACCAGCGCCCAAAGGTTTCCGGACAATACGCAGCTGATGCTTGCCAGAGCACTGCTACTAGAGCATGAGCAGCAATATGACGAGGCCCTTGAACAGCTCCAAAAGCTACTCGATCAAGAGCCGGAGAGCAGAAATGGCCTGCTGCACCAAAGCCGAATTTTACACCGTATCGGACGCGATAATGAGGCCGCCAAAGAGCTGCAAGGCGCGCTGAAATCCCATCCTCAAGATCAACGCCTGAGATTACTTTACGGTCGCGTATTGTTGGGTCTGGGGCAAACCCAACAAGCCTTGGCGGAATTCAAAACACTGCATGAACGCTCTCCAAATGACAGCGACCTGACCCTGTCAATCGCGCTAACGGCGCTGGAAGGCGAGCAACCGAACGAAGCCGAAAATTACCTTAACCTGTTGCTGGAACAAGGCGAACGGGGCGACACTGCCCATTATTATCTTGGCCGATTAGCCGAATCCCGGGATGATTGGCAAACAGCACGGGATCATTACCTGCAGGTTAAATCCGGCAATGAATTCCTGCCTGCCTACACCCATCTCAGCCAGCTACTGGCCGATCGGGAACAATTACCACAAGCGCAAAAGCACCTGCGCCAGGCACGGGACCAACGCCCCGAACTGCGCATTCAGCTCTACCTGCTCGAATCCGAAGTCCTGATCGATGAACGGGAGTACGACGAAGCCGACAAGACCCTCAGCGAAGCCCTGAAAGTTTACCCCCGCAACATCAGCCTGCTTTACGCTCGGGCGATGCTTGCCGAGAAAAATGACGATCTCGATAAGCTGGAACAGGACCTTCGTACCATTCTTGGCATCGACCCGGAAAACGCCGTAGCACTCAACGCCCTGGGTTATACCCTGGCCGATCGCACCACGCGCTACGAGGAAGCCGCCGAGCTAATTCGCAAAGCCATGCAACTTAACCCCGACGATCCGGCAGTAATCGATAGCATGGGCTGGGTTGAGTTTCGGCTGGGCAATTACGATCGAGCGCTGGAACTACTGCAGCAAGCCTATGCCATGATGCCAGACCATGAAATTTCTGCGCACCTGGTTGAAGTGCTGTGGATGCAAGGCCGCCAGCAGGAAGCCCTTCAGCTTTGGGAAGAAGCCCTGCAACAGCACCCCGAAAGCGAACTGCTGAAAGCGGTTATGGAACGCCTGAATCCGAGCTAA
- a CDS encoding 50S ribosomal protein L25/general stress protein Ctc, with protein sequence MSNEFELNAEVRTDLGKGASRRLRRLANLMPAIIYGGDKAPSQITIPHKDMMKALENEAFYSHILTLDVAGTKEQVILKDLQRHPAKAIVLHADFLRVSADQELTTNVPLHFLNEEASKGVKLGGGAITHNLIEVEIRCLPADLPEYIEIDMIDMDLGDIVHLSDLKLPKGVSLVQLSHDHDLAVASVQATRGAIEASDEEDGEEAEGASEE encoded by the coding sequence ATGTCTAACGAATTTGAATTGAACGCCGAAGTGCGTACCGACCTGGGGAAAGGTGCGAGCCGCCGCCTGCGTCGCCTCGCCAACCTGATGCCTGCCATCATCTATGGTGGTGATAAGGCCCCTAGCCAGATCACCATACCTCATAAGGATATGATGAAGGCATTGGAAAACGAAGCGTTCTACTCTCACATCCTGACTCTGGATGTTGCTGGCACCAAAGAGCAAGTTATTCTCAAGGACCTGCAGCGCCACCCGGCTAAGGCCATTGTTCTGCACGCCGACTTCCTGCGCGTCAGCGCGGATCAGGAACTGACCACTAACGTACCTCTGCACTTCCTCAACGAAGAAGCGTCCAAGGGCGTTAAACTGGGTGGCGGCGCCATCACCCACAACCTGATTGAGGTTGAAATCCGTTGCTTGCCAGCCGACCTGCCTGAATACATCGAGATCGATATGATCGACATGGATCTGGGTGATATCGTTCACCTGAGCGACCTTAAGCTACCTAAGGGTGTTAGCCTGGTACAGCTTAGCCACGACCACGACCTCGCTGTAGCGTCTGTACAGGCTACTCGCGGCGCGATCGAAGCCTCTGACGAAGAGGATGGCGAAGAAGCAGAAGGCGCTTCCGAGGAGTAA